In Mycobacterium stomatepiae, the following are encoded in one genomic region:
- a CDS encoding bifunctional adenosylcobinamide kinase/adenosylcobinamide-phosphate guanylyltransferase yields MRTLVLGGIRSGKSEWAERAIATSVPPGQPVRYLASGPGGDDDADWAHRIAKHRDRRPAHWSTIETQDITTELRQSPDTPTLVDDLGAWLTGTLDRHQAWENATVAGPVHEMLDAIGAFESTLVLVSPEVGLSVVPATASGRRFADELGSLNQRVAALCERVVLVVAGQPVSIKPSGT; encoded by the coding sequence GTGCGCACGCTGGTGCTCGGCGGGATCAGGTCGGGCAAATCCGAGTGGGCCGAACGGGCCATCGCCACGTCCGTGCCACCGGGTCAGCCGGTTCGTTACCTGGCGTCCGGGCCGGGCGGCGACGACGATGCGGACTGGGCACACCGGATCGCCAAACATCGCGACCGTCGGCCCGCGCATTGGTCGACGATCGAAACTCAGGACATCACAACCGAATTGCGTCAGTCACCGGATACTCCGACCCTCGTAGACGACCTCGGCGCCTGGCTGACCGGCACACTGGATCGCCACCAGGCGTGGGAGAACGCAACGGTGGCCGGCCCGGTCCACGAGATGCTCGACGCCATCGGCGCGTTCGAATCCACGCTGGTGCTCGTCAGTCCCGAGGTCGGGTTGTCCGTGGTGCCCGCCACCGCGTCCGGGCGCCGGTTCGCCGACGAGCTGGGCTCGCTCAACCAGCGCGTCGCGGCACTGTGCGAGCGAGTGGTGTTGGTGGTGGCCGGTCAGCCAGTATCGATCAAACCGTCGGGGACATGA